In Suricata suricatta isolate VVHF042 chromosome 14, meerkat_22Aug2017_6uvM2_HiC, whole genome shotgun sequence, one DNA window encodes the following:
- the MLXIP gene encoding MLX-interacting protein isoform X2 translates to MVSSPHREHPPKKGYDFDTVNKQTCQTYSFGKTSSCHLSIDASLTKLFECMTLAYSGKLVSPKWKNFKGLKLQWRDKIRLNNAIWRAWYMQYLEKRKNPVCHFVTPLDGSVEVDEHRRPEAITTEGKYWKSRIEIVIREYHKWRTYFKKRLQQHKDEDLSSLAQDDDILYWHKRGDGWKTPVPMEEDPLLDTDMLMSEFSDTLFSTLSSHQPVAWPNPREIAHLGNADMIQPGLIPLQPNLDFMDTFEPFQELPQGGTPSGHGIPLDLFSSSRSIFGSALPAPVSASAPDPNSPPAQESVLPAPALPAVNLPDGLISPPGATTLDPTERQGCDRAPRPGDPFIQPTDFGPSAPPLSVPQPFLPVFTMPLLSPSPAPAPASPALPLAPPLATALSPLAPPAFLQPKFAGTSKSPSVITHTASATLTHDASATTFSQSQGLVITTHHPTPSVSPCGLALHPVTRPPTAGPSQPCLTFVQPKPVSLTGGRPKQPPKIVPAPKPEPVSLVLKNACIASAAFSGQPQAVIMTSGPLKREGMLASTVSQSNVVLTPAAIARAPGVTEFHSSILVTDLGHPTSTQPAPVSRLFSPSTVQESLVKGEQASAAGSSRDCPNSGQASPCASEQSPSPQSPQNNCSGKSADPKNVAALKNRQMKHISAEQKRRFNIKMGFDTLNSLISNNSKLTSHAITLQKTVEYITKLQQERSQMQEEARRLREEIEELNATIISCQQLLPATGVPVTRRQFDHMRDMFDEYVKSRTLQNWKFWIFSIIIKPLFESFKGMVSTSSLEELHRTALSWLDRHCSLPILRPTVLNTLRHLSTTTSILTDPSQLPEQAAEAVTRIGKRSGES, encoded by the exons TGGGAAGTTGGTGTCTCCAAAGTGGAAGAATTTCAAGGGCCTAAAGCTCCAGTGGAGAGACAAGATCCGGCTCAATAATGCCATCTGGCGGGCATGGTACATGCAGT aTTTGGAGAAGCGCAAGAACCCCGTGTGCCACTTCGTCACCCCACTAGATGGCTCTGTTGAAGTAGATGAGCATCGCAGGCCAGAG GCCATCACCACAGAAGGGAAGTACTGGAAAAGCCGCATTGAGATCGTGATCCGGGAATATCACAAGTGGAGAACTTACTTCAAGAAAAGG CTGCAGCAGCACAAGGATGAGGACCTTTCCAGCCTGGCCCAG GATGATGACATCCTTTATTGGCACAAACGTGGGGACGGATGGAAGACCCCAGTGCCCATGGAGGAGGACCCGCTGCTGGACACGGACATGCTCATGTCAGAATTCAGCGACACCCTCTTCTCCACGCTGTCCTCTCACCAGCCAGTGGCCTGGCCCAACCCCCGGGAAATAG CCCATCTGGGAAATGCAGACATGATCCAGCCAGGGCTCATCCCTCTGCAGCCCAACCTGGACTTCATGGACACATTTGAACCTTTCCAGG AGTTACCTCAGGGGGGAACGCCCTCTGGCCATGGCATTCCTCTGG ACCTCTTCTCTTCCAGCCGCTCCATTTTTGGTTCCGCGCTGCCCGCTCCCGTCTCAGCATCTGCACCAGATCCCAACAGCCCACCTGCTCAG GAGAGCGTCCTGCCAgcccctgctctccctgctgTGAACCTCCCTGATGGCCTCATTTCGCCTCCTGGGGCCACCACCCTAGACCCTACGGAGAGGCAGGGCTGTGATCGAGCTCCCCGGCCTGGAGACCCCTTTATCCAGCCCACAGACTTCGGTCCCTCTGCACCGCCGCTGAGTGTCCCCCAGCCTTTCCTCCCAGTGTTCACCATGCCCTTGCtgtctcccagccctgccccggcgcctgcttcccctgctctgcccttAGCCCCACCCCTTGCCACTGCTTTGAGCCCCCTGGCTCCACCCGCCTTCCTGCAGCCCAAGTTTGCTGGAACCAGCAAGTCTCCCTCCGTCATCACGCACACGGCCTCCGCCACCCTCACCCACGATGCGTCTGCCACCACCTTCAGCCAGAGCCAGGGCCTTGTCATCACAACCCACCATCCCACGCCCTCGGTGTCCCCCTGTGGCCTGGCACTGCATCCGGTCACCCGGCCGCCAACCGCTGGGCCTTCTCAACCCTGTTTAACTTTTGTGCAACCTAAACCAGTCTCCTTGACTGGAGGGAGGCCCAAGCAGCCCCCCAAAATAGTGCCTGCTCCCAAACCAGAGCCTGTGTCCTTGGTATTGAAGAATGCTTGCATCGCCTCAG CTGCCTTTTCAGGACAGCCACAAGCAGTGATTATGACATCGGGCCCTCTGAAGAGAGAAGGGATGTTGGCTTCTACCGTGTCCCAGTCCAATGTGGTCCTCACGCCTGCCGCCATTGCCCGG GCTCCTGGAGTCACGGAGTTCCACAGTAGCATCCTGGTGACAGACCTTGGCCATCCCACGAGCACCCAGCCAGCTCCTGTCTCTCGGCTCTTCTCCCCAAGCACAGTGCAGGAGTCCCTGGTGAAGGGGGAGCAAGCCTCTGCAGCGGGTTCCA GTCGAGATTGCCCAAACTCAGGGCAGGCCTCTCCATGTGCTTCCGAgcagagccccagcccccagTCTCCCCAGAACAACTGCTCAGGGAAATCTGCAGACCCCAAAAATGTGGCTGCTTTAAAG AACCGGCAAATGAAACATATTTCAGCTGAGCAGAAAAGGCGCTTCAACATCAAGATGGGCTTTGACACCCTTAACAGTTTGATCTCTAATAATTCCAAGCTG ACCAGCCATGCCATCACGCTGCAGAAGACTGTGGAGTACATCACCAAGCTGCAGCAGGAGCGGAGCCAGATGCAGGAGGAGGCCCGGCGGCTGCGGGAGGAGATCGAGGAGCTCAACGCCACCATCAT CTCCTGCCAGCAGCTGCTCCCCGCCACAGGGGTCCCCGTCACCCGGCGCCAGTTCGATCACATGAGAGACATGTTTGACGAGTATGTGAAAAGCCGGACCCTGCAGAATTGGAAGTTCTGGATT TTCAGCATCATCATCAAGCCGCTGTTTGAGTCCTTCAAGGGGATGGTGTCCACCAGCAGTCTGGAAGAGCTGCACCGGACAGCACTGTCCTGGCTGGACCGGCACTGCTCCCTGCCCATCCTCAGGCCAA cGGTGCTGAATACCCTCCGGCACCTGAGCACCACCACCTCCATTCTGACAGACCCGTCCCAGCTGCCGGAGCAGGCGGCCGAGGCTGTCACCAGAATTGGCAAGAGATCGGGGGAGTCTTAG
- the MLXIP gene encoding MLX-interacting protein isoform X1, translated as MVSSPHREHPPKKGYDFDTVNKQTCQTYSFGKTSSCHLSIDASLTKLFECMTLAYSGKLVSPKWKNFKGLKLQWRDKIRLNNAIWRAWYMQYLEKRKNPVCHFVTPLDGSVEVDEHRRPEAITTEGKYWKSRIEIVIREYHKWRTYFKKRLQQHKDEDLSSLAQDDDILYWHKRGDGWKTPVPMEEDPLLDTDMLMSEFSDTLFSTLSSHQPVAWPNPREIAHLGNADMIQPGLIPLQPNLDFMDTFEPFQELPQGGTPSGHGIPLDLFSSSRSIFGSALPAPVSASAPDPNSPPAQESVLPAPALPAVNLPDGLISPPGATTLDPTERQGCDRAPRPGDPFIQPTDFGPSAPPLSVPQPFLPVFTMPLLSPSPAPAPASPALPLAPPLATALSPLAPPAFLQPKFAGTSKSPSVITHTASATLTHDASATTFSQSQGLVITTHHPTPSVSPCGLALHPVTRPPTAGPSQPCLTFVQPKPVSLTGGRPKQPPKIVPAPKPEPVSLVLKNACIASAAFSGQPQAVIMTSGPLKREGMLASTVSQSNVVLTPAAIARAPGVTEFHSSILVTDLGHPTSTQPAPVSRLFSPSTVQESLVKGEQASAAGSSRDCPNSGQASPCASEQSPSPQSPQNNCSGKSADPKNVAALKQNRQMKHISAEQKRRFNIKMGFDTLNSLISNNSKLTSHAITLQKTVEYITKLQQERSQMQEEARRLREEIEELNATIISCQQLLPATGVPVTRRQFDHMRDMFDEYVKSRTLQNWKFWIFSIIIKPLFESFKGMVSTSSLEELHRTALSWLDRHCSLPILRPTVLNTLRHLSTTTSILTDPSQLPEQAAEAVTRIGKRSGES; from the exons TGGGAAGTTGGTGTCTCCAAAGTGGAAGAATTTCAAGGGCCTAAAGCTCCAGTGGAGAGACAAGATCCGGCTCAATAATGCCATCTGGCGGGCATGGTACATGCAGT aTTTGGAGAAGCGCAAGAACCCCGTGTGCCACTTCGTCACCCCACTAGATGGCTCTGTTGAAGTAGATGAGCATCGCAGGCCAGAG GCCATCACCACAGAAGGGAAGTACTGGAAAAGCCGCATTGAGATCGTGATCCGGGAATATCACAAGTGGAGAACTTACTTCAAGAAAAGG CTGCAGCAGCACAAGGATGAGGACCTTTCCAGCCTGGCCCAG GATGATGACATCCTTTATTGGCACAAACGTGGGGACGGATGGAAGACCCCAGTGCCCATGGAGGAGGACCCGCTGCTGGACACGGACATGCTCATGTCAGAATTCAGCGACACCCTCTTCTCCACGCTGTCCTCTCACCAGCCAGTGGCCTGGCCCAACCCCCGGGAAATAG CCCATCTGGGAAATGCAGACATGATCCAGCCAGGGCTCATCCCTCTGCAGCCCAACCTGGACTTCATGGACACATTTGAACCTTTCCAGG AGTTACCTCAGGGGGGAACGCCCTCTGGCCATGGCATTCCTCTGG ACCTCTTCTCTTCCAGCCGCTCCATTTTTGGTTCCGCGCTGCCCGCTCCCGTCTCAGCATCTGCACCAGATCCCAACAGCCCACCTGCTCAG GAGAGCGTCCTGCCAgcccctgctctccctgctgTGAACCTCCCTGATGGCCTCATTTCGCCTCCTGGGGCCACCACCCTAGACCCTACGGAGAGGCAGGGCTGTGATCGAGCTCCCCGGCCTGGAGACCCCTTTATCCAGCCCACAGACTTCGGTCCCTCTGCACCGCCGCTGAGTGTCCCCCAGCCTTTCCTCCCAGTGTTCACCATGCCCTTGCtgtctcccagccctgccccggcgcctgcttcccctgctctgcccttAGCCCCACCCCTTGCCACTGCTTTGAGCCCCCTGGCTCCACCCGCCTTCCTGCAGCCCAAGTTTGCTGGAACCAGCAAGTCTCCCTCCGTCATCACGCACACGGCCTCCGCCACCCTCACCCACGATGCGTCTGCCACCACCTTCAGCCAGAGCCAGGGCCTTGTCATCACAACCCACCATCCCACGCCCTCGGTGTCCCCCTGTGGCCTGGCACTGCATCCGGTCACCCGGCCGCCAACCGCTGGGCCTTCTCAACCCTGTTTAACTTTTGTGCAACCTAAACCAGTCTCCTTGACTGGAGGGAGGCCCAAGCAGCCCCCCAAAATAGTGCCTGCTCCCAAACCAGAGCCTGTGTCCTTGGTATTGAAGAATGCTTGCATCGCCTCAG CTGCCTTTTCAGGACAGCCACAAGCAGTGATTATGACATCGGGCCCTCTGAAGAGAGAAGGGATGTTGGCTTCTACCGTGTCCCAGTCCAATGTGGTCCTCACGCCTGCCGCCATTGCCCGG GCTCCTGGAGTCACGGAGTTCCACAGTAGCATCCTGGTGACAGACCTTGGCCATCCCACGAGCACCCAGCCAGCTCCTGTCTCTCGGCTCTTCTCCCCAAGCACAGTGCAGGAGTCCCTGGTGAAGGGGGAGCAAGCCTCTGCAGCGGGTTCCA GTCGAGATTGCCCAAACTCAGGGCAGGCCTCTCCATGTGCTTCCGAgcagagccccagcccccagTCTCCCCAGAACAACTGCTCAGGGAAATCTGCAGACCCCAAAAATGTGGCTGCTTTAAAG CAGAACCGGCAAATGAAACATATTTCAGCTGAGCAGAAAAGGCGCTTCAACATCAAGATGGGCTTTGACACCCTTAACAGTTTGATCTCTAATAATTCCAAGCTG ACCAGCCATGCCATCACGCTGCAGAAGACTGTGGAGTACATCACCAAGCTGCAGCAGGAGCGGAGCCAGATGCAGGAGGAGGCCCGGCGGCTGCGGGAGGAGATCGAGGAGCTCAACGCCACCATCAT CTCCTGCCAGCAGCTGCTCCCCGCCACAGGGGTCCCCGTCACCCGGCGCCAGTTCGATCACATGAGAGACATGTTTGACGAGTATGTGAAAAGCCGGACCCTGCAGAATTGGAAGTTCTGGATT TTCAGCATCATCATCAAGCCGCTGTTTGAGTCCTTCAAGGGGATGGTGTCCACCAGCAGTCTGGAAGAGCTGCACCGGACAGCACTGTCCTGGCTGGACCGGCACTGCTCCCTGCCCATCCTCAGGCCAA cGGTGCTGAATACCCTCCGGCACCTGAGCACCACCACCTCCATTCTGACAGACCCGTCCCAGCTGCCGGAGCAGGCGGCCGAGGCTGTCACCAGAATTGGCAAGAGATCGGGGGAGTCTTAG
- the IL31 gene encoding interleukin-31 translates to MLSHAGPAGFALFLLCCMETLLCSHTAPTHRLQPNEVRKILLELRHLSKGLLEDYQKKETQLPQSNRSSLPCLTSDSQPPHINSSAILPYFRAIRTLSDKNAVDKVLEQLDKLKFQHEPETEVSMPKDTFERKTFTLTVLQQFSVCLDGVLKSLKSGPQ, encoded by the exons ATGCTCTCCCACGCAG gaCCCGCCGGGTTTGCCCTGTTTCTGCTCTGCTGCATGGAAACCTTGCTGTGCTCCCACACGGCACCCACCCATCGGCTACAACCAAATGAGGTTCGGAAGATACTCTTGGAATTACGGCACTTGTCTAAGGGACTTCTGGAAGATTAT CAGAAGAAGGAGACGCAGTTGCCACAATCCAACCGTTCCTCGCTCCCGTGTCTCACCTCTGACTCCCAACCACCGCACATCAACAGCTCTGCCATCCTGCCTTATTTCAGGGCCATCAGAACATTATCAGACAAGAACGCTGTCGATAAAGTCCTAGAACAGCTGGACAAACTCAAATTTCAACATGAACCAGAAACAGAAGTTTCTATGCCTAAAGACACCTTTGAACGTAAAACCTTCACCTTGACCGTTTTACAACAGTTCTCAGTGTGCCTGGACGGTGTGCTTAAATCATTGAAGTCTGGACCCCAATAG